A genomic stretch from Solanum stenotomum isolate F172 chromosome 8, ASM1918654v1, whole genome shotgun sequence includes:
- the LOC125872986 gene encoding protein FAF-like, chloroplastic, with amino-acid sequence MSIMNFKMAKEAQKLSIDIPLPPALPPTKMGIVKQGIVSILGTDTEKGNKGVAASIRRTLSADMSSKKWLSQNGFSPMKKIASSKELDVLGQDEIWRSIQNGGNKTSNDVWSSILTQKKEDSSTLPPPYIHPLLKKSTSSLTEKSLEICTESLGSETGSEIISLDDHLQKQEEELSPQTFEEFPVVKFNHNKKTSSPPLPKSFPPTISSLAAEDKPSVHMQSHRQNGRLILEAVSVPPQNHFRAERVDGRLLLTLITTSSEIEAEDIVHQQVFDEIQQVEHNETNDDDDDEEKGNDTKGMQIVLEQKSRLSNGRMNMNTSTLMMKQLMGVGNNKWPNKMNNSIKLIEHEDEIIPQIPPHLITPQASPFNAYNYFWKKNPNPTVTNIVNSTTPIAKSTTEQQDLVLMRGNINYLVPMLKGCKEKRKSLLISEPYCIATS; translated from the coding sequence ATGAGCATCATGAACTTCAAGATGGCAAAAGAGGCACAAAAACTTAGTATCGATATCCCACTACCCCCAGCACTACCCCCAACTAAGATGGGGATAGTGAAACAAGGCATAGTGTCTATTCTTGGAACAGACACTGAAAAAGGAAACAAAGGTGTAGCTGCTTCAATTAGGAGAACCCTTTCAGCTGATATGTCATCAAAGAAATGGCTATCACAAAATGGTTTCTCTCCTATGAAGAAAATTGCTTCCTCAAAAGAACTTGATGTTCTTGGACAAGATGAGATTTGGAGATCAATTCAAAATGGTGGTAACAAAACATCAAATGATGTTTGGAGTtcaattttaactcaaaagaaagaagattcaTCTACACTTCCACCTCCTTATATTCATCctcttttgaaaaaatcaacTAGCTCTTTAACTGAAAAAAGTCTTGAAATTTGTACTGAAAGTCTTGGGTCAGAAACTGGTTCTGAAATTATTAGCCTTGATGATCATCtccaaaaacaagaagaagaattgTCCCCTCAAACATTTGAGGAATTTCCTGTTGTTAAGTTTAATCATAACAAAAAAACATCATCTCCTCCTcttccaaaatcattccctccAACTATTTCTTCCTTGGCTGCAGAGGACAAGCCCTCTGTTCATATGCAATCTCACAGGCAGAATGGTAGATTGATTCTTGAAGCTGTCTCTGTTCCTCCTCAGAATCATTTCCGTGCTGAACGCGTTGATGGTCGCCTTCTTCTCACCTTAATCACCACTTCATCAGAAATTGAAGCAGAGGATATTGTACATCAACAAGTGTTTGACGAAATTCAACAAGTCGAACACAATGAAactaatgatgatgatgatgatgaggaaaAAGGAAATGATACAAAAGGGATGCAAATTGTGCTTGAGCAAAAATCAAGATTGTCAAATGGGAGAATGAATATGAACACATCAACATTGATGATGAAACAACTCATGGGAGTAGGCAATAATAAATGGCCTAACAAGATGAACAACTCAATTAAATTGATTGAACATGAAGATGAAATTATCCCACAAATCCCTCCTCATCTAATCACACCTCAAGCATCTCCATTCAATGCCTATAACTATTTCTGGAAGAAAAATCCCAATCCCACTGTGACAAACATTGTCAACAGTACTACTCCCATTGCCAAAAGTACAACAGAGCAGCAAGATTTGGTGTTAATGAGAGGAAACATCAATTATTTGGTGCCTATGTTGAAAGGATGCAAAGAGAAGAGGAAGTCTCTACTCATTTCGGAGCCATATTGCATTGCAACATCCTAA